One bacterium genomic region harbors:
- a CDS encoding serine/threonine protein kinase has product MKESGPKKIGGFEVESELGQGGMGIVLLGRQVSLGRPAVLKKLHRDLADSAEINERFEREARTAAALHHPNVVAVYDRFSWRGHTYIAQEYVEGLDLRTALERVPHIPARIAALITLEVARGLEAIHFHGTVHRDLKPANILLGRNGEVKIADFGIALERSGSALTKPGIAIGTPAYMSPEQMRGERVDERGDLFSLAVVLYEMLSGNLPYAGSSDADTEALLSRVEREHYEPLRKIARRTPRYLSRIVGTCLHARACQRFETARVLRRLLERNLGCRSPADVASEIAEWLSEAGLIERSPDQTEIRPYQQRPPGVLSRAAALGAVAFVLGSVLWIGEQHTGASIEPAEPAIDEMSNNSLSSLEPEVPVDLAPKLETQEVSEASRKSF; this is encoded by the coding sequence ATGAAAGAAAGCGGTCCAAAAAAGATAGGTGGCTTCGAGGTCGAGTCGGAGCTGGGGCAGGGCGGAATGGGGATTGTCTTGCTCGGCCGACAGGTGAGTCTCGGTCGGCCGGCGGTGTTGAAGAAGCTGCATCGGGATCTCGCGGACTCCGCTGAGATCAACGAGCGTTTCGAACGCGAGGCTCGAACGGCAGCGGCTCTGCACCATCCCAACGTAGTGGCCGTCTACGACCGCTTTTCCTGGCGCGGTCACACCTATATCGCCCAGGAATACGTGGAAGGGCTCGATCTGCGGACTGCGCTGGAACGGGTGCCTCACATCCCCGCCCGCATCGCCGCGCTGATCACACTCGAGGTCGCTCGAGGCCTCGAAGCAATTCACTTTCACGGTACGGTGCACCGGGATCTAAAGCCTGCGAACATCCTCCTTGGCCGTAACGGTGAAGTGAAGATCGCAGACTTCGGAATCGCGCTGGAGCGATCCGGGTCGGCGCTCACGAAACCCGGTATCGCAATCGGCACACCTGCCTATATGTCCCCAGAGCAGATGCGCGGTGAGCGTGTGGACGAGCGGGGAGATCTGTTCTCGCTGGCTGTGGTTCTCTACGAGATGTTGTCCGGCAACCTTCCGTATGCCGGGTCGAGTGACGCCGATACCGAAGCCTTGCTGAGCCGAGTCGAACGCGAGCACTACGAACCCCTGCGAAAAATCGCCCGCCGCACTCCGCGCTACTTGTCTCGCATAGTGGGTACCTGTCTGCACGCACGCGCCTGCCAGCGCTTCGAGACGGCCAGAGTCTTGCGTCGTCTGCTCGAACGGAATCTCGGCTGTCGTTCACCCGCCGACGTTGCGTCGGAGATCGCGGAGTGGTTATCCGAAGCGGGACTGATCGAGAGGTCTCCAGATCAAACCGAGATCCGGCCGTACCAACAGCGGCCGCCCGGAGTGCTCTCGCGCGCGGCTGCGCTGGGAGCGGTTGCGTTCGTTCTCGGATCCGTGCTCTGGATAGGGGAGCAGCACACAGGAGCCAGCATCGAACCCGCCGAGCCCGCGATAGATGAAATGTCCAACAACTCGCTGTCCTCGCTGGAGCCTGAAGTTCCCGTCGACCTGGCCCCGAAATTGGAGACCCAGGAGGTCTCCGAGGCTTCTCGCAAATCGTTCTGA
- a CDS encoding LLM class F420-dependent oxidoreductase: MKYGVTIFPTDYSISPADLAVSAEERGFESLWFAEHSHIPASRKSPWPGGSELPKMYYDTLDPFVALASAASVTSRIKLATGICLVVQRDPIHTAKEVASLDHVSKGRVLFGVGAGWNAEEMEDHGTDFKRRFKLIRERIEAMQAIWSQDQAEYHGEFVNFDAMFAWPKPVQQPHPPIHVGGGFPGAAKRAIRFGNGWMPIYGRDDIKEYLPEFRKMAEEAGRDPEKLEVSVFACPATPEVLEKFRDAGITRCVFGLPPVDREKVVAILDQYAEVKNRIG, encoded by the coding sequence ATGAAATACGGTGTCACGATATTTCCGACCGACTACTCGATCTCCCCCGCCGATCTGGCGGTTTCCGCCGAGGAACGAGGCTTTGAATCCCTCTGGTTCGCCGAGCACTCCCATATCCCGGCGTCTCGCAAGTCTCCCTGGCCCGGAGGCAGCGAACTACCCAAGATGTACTACGACACCCTCGATCCGTTCGTTGCACTGGCATCTGCGGCCTCAGTGACCAGCCGGATCAAACTGGCGACCGGCATCTGCCTGGTGGTCCAGCGGGACCCGATCCACACCGCAAAGGAAGTCGCTTCGCTGGATCACGTGTCGAAGGGGCGGGTGCTATTTGGCGTGGGCGCCGGCTGGAATGCCGAAGAAATGGAAGACCACGGCACGGATTTCAAACGCCGCTTCAAGCTGATTCGCGAACGTATCGAAGCCATGCAGGCCATCTGGTCACAAGACCAGGCCGAGTACCACGGTGAGTTCGTGAATTTCGACGCCATGTTCGCCTGGCCCAAGCCGGTTCAACAACCCCATCCACCGATCCACGTCGGCGGAGGCTTTCCGGGCGCCGCCAAACGAGCGATCCGCTTCGGCAACGGCTGGATGCCGATCTACGGGCGCGACGACATTAAGGAATACCTGCCGGAGTTCCGCAAGATGGCCGAAGAAGCCGGACGAGATCCCGAGAAACTCGAGGTCTCGGTATTCGCCTGTCCGGCCACACCCGAGGTGCTGGAGAAATTCCGCGATGCGGGCATCACGCGCTGCGTATTTGGACTGCCACCGGTGGATCGAGAAAAGGTCGTGGCAATCCTCGATCAGTACGCGGAGGTCAAGAACCGGATCGGTTGA
- the xylB gene encoding xylulokinase, with amino-acid sequence MYLGIDLGTSAVKVVLVDERQSILAQESASLEVQRPHPLWSEQDPDSWWEATATAIGRIAQTRSTELTGLRGIGLAGQMHGATLLDAADRVLRPAILWNDGRSAEQCVELERRVPDSRKLTGNLAMPGFTAPKLLWLARHEPEVFASVACVLLPKDYLRLRLSGDRATDLSDAAGTLWLDVGRRSWSDEMISATGLSCTAMPELFEGSQPTGVLSDGLADEWGIPHDVPIAAGAGDQAGGAAGVGVVRPGSALLSLGTSGVYFVSNERYAPNPDGAVHTFCHCVPQTWHQMSVILSAASCLSWVCELTGAADEAAMLAEIEAEPGGAGTEIFLPYLTGERTPHNDPHARGVFFGLDASTTRARLGRAVLEGVAFALADGQRVLLEAGARIDSVAVIGGGARSAYWGQMLASVLGRTLDYPRDAEVGPAFGAARLARLAVTREDPLQVCGSPPLERSVDPEPGQQALYAEGYLRYRELYSDLRQAFVRSGSRI; translated from the coding sequence ATGTACCTGGGCATCGATCTCGGAACTTCTGCGGTCAAGGTCGTACTCGTCGACGAGCGGCAGAGCATCCTGGCGCAGGAGAGCGCTTCGCTCGAAGTGCAACGCCCGCACCCTCTTTGGTCGGAACAGGATCCCGATTCCTGGTGGGAGGCAACAGCGACCGCGATCGGACGAATCGCGCAGACGCGGAGCACCGAACTGACGGGACTGCGGGGCATCGGTCTGGCGGGACAGATGCACGGCGCGACTCTACTGGATGCGGCCGATCGTGTGCTGCGACCTGCAATCCTCTGGAACGACGGACGCTCGGCCGAGCAATGCGTGGAACTCGAACGCCGCGTGCCCGATAGCCGCAAGCTCACCGGAAATCTGGCGATGCCGGGATTTACGGCACCGAAACTCCTGTGGCTTGCACGTCACGAACCGGAGGTGTTCGCGAGCGTCGCGTGCGTGCTACTGCCGAAGGACTATCTGCGCCTTCGCTTGTCCGGTGATCGCGCGACCGACTTATCCGACGCTGCGGGTACGCTCTGGCTCGACGTCGGCCGTCGTTCCTGGTCAGACGAGATGATCAGCGCGACCGGGCTTTCTTGCACGGCGATGCCCGAACTCTTCGAAGGCAGCCAGCCAACCGGCGTGCTGTCCGACGGCCTGGCGGATGAATGGGGCATCCCGCACGACGTGCCGATCGCAGCCGGTGCCGGAGACCAGGCCGGTGGTGCGGCCGGGGTCGGTGTCGTGCGCCCCGGATCTGCTCTGCTCTCCCTGGGAACCTCGGGCGTGTACTTCGTTTCGAACGAACGCTACGCTCCGAATCCCGATGGCGCAGTGCACACATTCTGCCACTGCGTTCCGCAGACCTGGCATCAGATGTCGGTGATTCTCAGCGCCGCGAGTTGTCTGAGCTGGGTGTGCGAACTCACCGGCGCCGCCGACGAAGCGGCCATGCTGGCCGAGATCGAAGCCGAACCCGGCGGAGCGGGAACGGAGATCTTTCTGCCCTATCTGACCGGTGAACGCACCCCGCATAATGATCCGCACGCCCGCGGCGTGTTTTTCGGCCTGGATGCGTCGACCACGCGTGCAAGGCTCGGGCGGGCCGTGCTCGAGGGCGTGGCCTTTGCGCTTGCAGACGGCCAACGCGTTCTACTGGAGGCGGGGGCCAGAATCGACTCCGTGGCCGTGATCGGGGGCGGGGCGCGTAGTGCCTACTGGGGCCAGATGTTGGCCAGCGTTTTGGGGCGCACACTCGATTACCCGCGCGATGCCGAGGTAGGCCCTGCGTTTGGAGCCGCGCGCCTGGCCCGGCTCGCCGTCACGAGAGAGGATCCGCTGCAGGTCTGCGGCTCGCCGCCGCTCGAACGCAGCGTGGATCCCGAACCCGGACAACAGGCGCTCTACGCCGAAGGCTACCTGCGTTATCGGGAACTCTACTCCGATCTACGCCAGGCGTTTGTGCGAAGCGGTTCGCGCATTTGA
- a CDS encoding glycosyltransferase — MPKSILVVPCYNEASRLQPEAFQRYVVEDPATRILFVNDGSTDTTLEVLHKLEASDPAHLGVLDLQPNRGKAEAVRRGMLAAFADSPQYVGYWDADLATPLEEFPDFVHLLDEEAGREVIFGARVALLGRQIHRRAIRHYLGRVFATVVSNVLDLRIYDTQCGAKLFRASDDMKALFEEPFSTNWVFDVEILARLIRSRRNTDKPQPAQIICEHPLKCWRDVAGSKVRSVDFFRALAEIALIYRRYLAT, encoded by the coding sequence ATGCCCAAGTCGATTCTCGTCGTTCCGTGCTACAACGAAGCGAGCCGCCTCCAACCCGAGGCGTTTCAGCGCTATGTCGTCGAAGACCCGGCGACCCGCATCCTGTTCGTCAACGACGGAAGCACGGACACCACGCTGGAGGTCCTGCACAAGCTCGAAGCTTCCGATCCGGCGCACCTGGGCGTCTTGGATCTGCAACCCAACCGCGGAAAAGCCGAAGCCGTGCGTCGGGGCATGCTCGCCGCGTTTGCGGACTCTCCTCAGTACGTGGGTTACTGGGATGCGGATCTCGCAACGCCACTCGAGGAGTTTCCGGACTTCGTGCACCTGCTGGACGAGGAGGCTGGGCGTGAAGTCATCTTCGGTGCACGCGTGGCTCTGCTCGGACGTCAGATTCACCGCCGCGCCATTCGTCACTACCTGGGGCGAGTTTTTGCGACCGTGGTTTCCAATGTGCTGGACCTCCGCATCTACGATACGCAATGCGGAGCCAAGTTGTTCAGAGCCTCCGATGATATGAAGGCACTCTTTGAAGAGCCCTTCTCCACGAACTGGGTCTTCGACGTGGAGATTCTCGCGCGGCTCATTCGTAGTCGACGCAATACGGATAAGCCGCAACCAGCCCAGATAATCTGCGAGCACCCGTTGAAATGCTGGCGGGATGTCGCCGGTTCGAAGGTGAGAAGCGTCGACTTTTTTCGCGCACTTGCCGAAATCGCACTCATCTATCGCCGCTACCTAGCGACCTGA
- a CDS encoding DUF697 domain-containing protein, translating into MDRTLQAEATISDHVLYAIGGAAIPLPLLDIAAVSAIQLNLVRDLSQIYDVEHDITAGRTLITSLVGASLPRLGASLVKLLPGAGWLAGTLTQVALSGATTYAVGHSFRTIFESGREISSVRVEEVRGMYDEFVAEGSRVTEQVREREREDTERRPRLRGIARALARLERMRDSGSITDLEFERLKAVALSHV; encoded by the coding sequence ATGGATCGAACTCTGCAAGCCGAAGCCACCATCAGCGATCACGTCCTGTACGCGATTGGCGGAGCGGCGATCCCATTGCCATTGCTCGATATCGCAGCGGTCAGCGCCATTCAACTCAATCTCGTGCGGGACCTGTCTCAGATCTACGATGTCGAGCACGACATCACCGCCGGTCGGACCTTGATCACTTCCCTGGTGGGCGCCTCGCTGCCACGGCTGGGGGCTAGTCTGGTCAAGCTCCTGCCCGGTGCGGGCTGGCTGGCGGGTACGCTCACCCAGGTGGCGCTCTCCGGCGCGACCACCTACGCCGTGGGCCACTCATTTCGCACGATCTTCGAGTCCGGTCGCGAGATCTCGAGTGTTCGCGTCGAGGAGGTGCGCGGCATGTACGACGAATTCGTCGCCGAAGGGAGTCGCGTGACGGAACAGGTCCGCGAGCGCGAGCGCGAAGACACCGAACGCCGTCCTCGTCTGCGCGGGATTGCCCGTGCCCTGGCTCGACTCGAGCGTATGCGCGACAGCGGTTCGATCACGGATCTGGAGTTCGAACGCCTCAAGGCTGTCGCGCTGTCTCACGTCTAG
- a CDS encoding iron-sulfur cluster-binding protein: MADERLQAALSDATDRLRDRRAQAFAEFPEGERLRDRARQIKRHTIDTLDTQLSLLAERFEAVGGVVHWAEDAARAKEVILGLATERKAKLAVKSKSMTTEELGLADALSDAGITPLETDLGEYIIQIAGETPSHIIVPAIHKTFDDVADLLEEKHGTARCEEHQAITQEARDRLRSSFLEADLGISGVNFAVAETGSLVIVENEGNARLSTSLPRCHIAVMGMEKVVPDLEAVSVFLRILARSATGQKMSSYVSVITGPRRSGEEDGPDELHLVIVDNGRSKLLADRALRESLYCIRCGACLNICPVYRHAGGHAYGWVYPGPIGSVINPTLLGPERAAPLPFASSLCGACRDVCPVRINLPHLLLHQRDAVVRASSTARIPGRSGFKGWVERSLVRAYARVMRSERLYGRAGRLARGIGARFASGGRIRRAPGLGAWMSTRDFPEPPKKSFRERWEEK; this comes from the coding sequence ATGGCAGATGAACGACTGCAGGCGGCGCTCTCGGATGCAACCGATCGCCTGCGCGATCGCCGCGCACAAGCCTTCGCAGAGTTTCCCGAAGGCGAGCGGTTGCGAGATAGGGCGAGGCAGATCAAACGCCACACGATCGATACGCTCGACACGCAACTCAGCCTGCTCGCTGAGCGTTTCGAGGCCGTCGGTGGAGTCGTGCACTGGGCCGAAGACGCCGCGCGCGCTAAGGAAGTGATTCTGGGCCTCGCGACCGAACGCAAGGCGAAGCTTGCGGTGAAGAGCAAGTCGATGACCACCGAAGAACTCGGACTGGCCGATGCCCTCAGCGACGCGGGGATTACTCCGCTCGAGACGGACCTGGGTGAGTACATCATCCAGATCGCCGGAGAGACTCCCTCGCACATCATCGTTCCGGCGATTCACAAGACCTTCGACGACGTGGCCGACCTGCTCGAGGAAAAGCATGGGACGGCGCGCTGCGAGGAACATCAAGCAATTACACAGGAGGCGCGCGATCGGCTTCGCAGCAGCTTCCTGGAAGCTGATCTGGGGATCAGCGGCGTGAACTTCGCCGTCGCCGAGACGGGAAGCCTGGTGATCGTCGAGAACGAGGGCAACGCTCGGCTCAGTACGAGTTTGCCGCGTTGCCACATCGCCGTGATGGGTATGGAAAAGGTCGTTCCTGACCTGGAGGCGGTTTCGGTCTTCCTGCGCATTCTGGCGCGCAGTGCGACGGGCCAGAAGATGTCGAGTTACGTCTCTGTGATCACCGGCCCCCGGCGCTCTGGGGAGGAGGACGGGCCAGACGAGCTGCATCTGGTCATCGTCGACAACGGGCGTTCGAAACTCTTGGCGGATCGGGCACTCCGCGAATCGCTGTACTGCATTCGTTGCGGCGCCTGCCTGAATATCTGTCCCGTCTACCGACACGCTGGTGGGCACGCCTACGGCTGGGTCTACCCCGGACCGATCGGCTCCGTGATCAACCCGACCCTGCTCGGGCCCGAGCGGGCAGCACCTCTCCCATTCGCATCTTCGTTATGCGGCGCGTGTCGCGACGTCTGTCCTGTGCGCATCAATCTTCCGCACCTCCTGCTGCATCAGCGCGATGCCGTGGTTCGCGCCAGTTCGACGGCTCGAATTCCCGGCCGAAGCGGTTTCAAGGGTTGGGTCGAGCGCAGCCTGGTGCGAGCTTACGCTCGTGTGATGAGGTCCGAGCGGCTCTACGGCCGGGCCGGCCGTCTGGCCCGGGGGATCGGGGCGCGCTTTGCCAGCGGAGGACGCATCCGTCGAGCACCCGGGCTGGGAGCGTGGATGTCGACGCGCGATTTTCCGGAGCCTCCAAAGAAGAGCTTTCGCGAGCGTTGGGAAGAGAAATGA
- a CDS encoding RidA family protein: MSDREIILPKGSEATYTQLHFAPAVRMGDTLHCSGQTGSGADGKLPENPEEQFANAFKNVETVLSAAGASLSDIVELVTYHVGFNEHIASFMKVKDAFIKEPYPAWTAVGVSELAFGAVVEIKATARTRD; encoded by the coding sequence ATGAGTGACCGAGAGATCATTCTGCCCAAAGGCAGCGAGGCCACGTACACGCAACTCCACTTTGCACCGGCGGTGCGCATGGGTGACACGCTCCACTGTTCCGGGCAGACGGGAAGCGGAGCCGACGGAAAACTGCCAGAGAATCCCGAAGAACAGTTCGCCAATGCGTTCAAGAACGTGGAAACCGTACTGTCTGCAGCAGGTGCGAGTCTGAGTGATATCGTGGAACTCGTCACCTATCACGTCGGTTTCAACGAGCACATCGCCAGCTTCATGAAGGTGAAGGACGCCTTCATCAAGGAGCCCTATCCCGCCTGGACCGCGGTCGGGGTGAGTGAGCTGGCATTTGGTGCCGTCGTGGAGATCAAGGCCACGGCCCGGACCCGCGATTGA
- a CDS encoding threonine ammonia-lyase, producing MGAPSISDCGDYGLRFSRDSSGGSSVAVTFKDVSNAADVVRDHVERTPTKLSRTLSRISGAQVFLKFENLQFTGAFKERGALVKLDSLLPSERESGVIALSAGNHAQGVAYHAKRLGIHATIVMPRFTPNVKVEHTRVLGAEVLLVGDDLEQARAHAHELARTRGLVLIHPYDDERVIAGQGTIALEMLEDQPEIDTLLIPIGGGGLISGNAIAAHGIRSDIDVVGAQVDSYASMRQVMRNEPVDCGGATIAEGIAVAQPGKLTVPIVREHVRDILLVNDEQIEESVRLLLEIEKTVVEGAGAAGLAALLRHPDQFAGRRVGLILSGGNIDPLVLSSIIQRGLVRSSRLARIKVELRDVPGVLAEISRIIGEADGNVVEVHHQRAFTTAPLSRAEVLFVLETRGDDHLAKIIETLQEAGFPTHV from the coding sequence ATGGGGGCTCCTTCGATCAGCGATTGCGGAGATTATGGATTACGCTTCAGCAGAGATTCAAGCGGGGGCTCGAGTGTGGCGGTGACCTTCAAAGACGTGAGCAACGCCGCCGACGTGGTTCGCGATCACGTCGAGCGCACGCCGACCAAGCTCTCGCGCACTCTGTCTCGGATTTCCGGTGCCCAGGTGTTTCTCAAATTCGAGAACCTGCAGTTCACCGGCGCATTCAAGGAGCGTGGCGCGCTGGTCAAGCTGGATTCATTGCTCCCATCGGAGCGCGAATCAGGTGTGATTGCGCTGTCCGCAGGCAATCACGCACAGGGTGTGGCCTATCACGCGAAGCGGCTCGGAATTCACGCGACGATCGTCATGCCGAGATTCACTCCCAACGTGAAGGTGGAGCACACTCGCGTGCTCGGCGCCGAAGTGCTGCTGGTCGGGGATGATCTGGAGCAAGCGCGCGCTCACGCGCACGAACTCGCGCGGACTCGTGGATTGGTGCTGATCCATCCCTACGACGATGAACGGGTGATCGCCGGCCAGGGAACGATCGCACTCGAGATGCTCGAAGATCAACCCGAGATCGACACACTGCTGATTCCGATCGGGGGCGGTGGGCTGATTTCGGGCAACGCGATAGCCGCACACGGAATTCGCAGCGATATCGACGTGGTCGGGGCGCAGGTCGACTCCTATGCCTCGATGCGGCAAGTGATGCGAAACGAGCCGGTCGATTGCGGCGGTGCGACGATCGCCGAGGGCATCGCTGTGGCGCAGCCGGGGAAGTTGACCGTACCGATCGTGCGCGAGCACGTTCGCGACATACTCCTGGTAAACGACGAACAGATCGAAGAATCCGTCCGCCTGTTGCTCGAGATCGAGAAGACCGTGGTCGAAGGTGCCGGAGCGGCCGGGCTTGCGGCGCTGTTGAGGCATCCAGACCAGTTTGCCGGAAGACGGGTCGGCTTGATTCTCTCCGGTGGCAACATCGATCCGCTCGTTCTCTCTTCGATCATTCAGCGCGGTCTGGTGCGTTCCTCGCGCCTGGCGCGCATCAAGGTCGAGTTACGCGACGTTCCCGGAGTGTTGGCCGAGATCTCGCGTATCATCGGAGAGGCCGACGGCAATGTGGTCGAGGTGCATCACCAGCGCGCATTTACTACAGCGCCGCTGAGTCGTGCAGAGGTGTTGTTCGTGCTGGAGACGCGCGGAGACGACCATCTGGCCAAGATCATCGAAACCCTGCAAGAAGCCGGTTTCCCGACGCACGTCTGA
- a CDS encoding FHA domain-containing protein → MKDGKTREILSSQRGTDGFLSLYRVTLVVVQGGAEGSEFEIENERVTLGRGIDADLRFEDDTLSQIHMALEVAADLVRVRDLDSTNGVHVNGAEVKLADLKHGDRIEAGGYTFLILIDEREPQTRTIRYFEE, encoded by the coding sequence ATGAAAGACGGAAAGACCCGAGAGATACTCAGTTCGCAACGGGGAACCGATGGTTTCCTTTCGCTGTATCGCGTCACTCTAGTGGTCGTGCAGGGCGGAGCGGAAGGATCGGAGTTCGAGATCGAGAACGAGCGCGTAACGCTGGGTCGCGGGATCGATGCTGATCTGAGATTCGAAGACGATACGCTTTCGCAGATCCATATGGCTCTGGAAGTTGCTGCCGACCTCGTACGGGTTCGCGACCTCGACAGCACCAACGGCGTGCACGTCAACGGAGCCGAGGTAAAGCTGGCCGATCTGAAGCACGGCGATCGGATCGAGGCCGGTGGCTACACATTCCTGATTCTGATCGACGAACGAGAGCCACAGACGCGCACCATCCGCTACTTCGAAGAGTAG
- a CDS encoding beta-glucosidase has product MDPEPYRRADLPIEERVEDLLARMTLSEKLAQIGCVWSTNLVDDQGFSEEQAREHLAHGIGHVTRLSGNTGLQPEQAAELMNRIQKFLVEESRLGIPAVVHEESCAGFLSRDATQFPQAIGLASTWEPELVEAMCGVIREQMRAVGALHTLAPVLDVARDPRWGRTEETFGEDPYLVGRMGVAYVRGLQTDDLTQGVVATGKHFLGYGAGEGGMNWAPAHIGERELREIYAVPFEAAIREAGLASMMNSYGEIDGVPCGASPRVLDDLLRKELGFEGVVVADYFTVLTLLTYHKIAATPGEAARIALEAGIDVELPKLECYGEPLGQMVESGVVPVEWVDRAVARLLRMKFSVGLFEQPFVDAERAAAVFDTPAQRGLARRIAQKSIVLLKNEAQVLPLDRDITSIAVIGPSSDSGRLLLGDYSYPAHLEILYEGEQAPDALAPVSESSSLKAGPYFVEIVSVLQGILSVVGDSTDVRVAAGCATTGDDTEGFAAAVEAARSARVAVVVVGGRSGLTENSTSGEFNDRADLGLPGVQEQLVAAVIATGTPTVVVLINGRPLALAQIAQDAAAILEAWLPGEEGGAAVADILFGDVNPAGRLPVSLPRSVGQVPVFYNHKPSGGRSQIRGHYNDLSNEPLFPFGFGLSYSTFEYANLEISPTRTTAPGCVSISADVRNIGPHDGEEVVQLYVNDVVASITRPVKQLVGFARIALDAGQVRRVRFELDLNQLAFLDAQMQRIIEPGQFHFMLGASSQDIRLEGDLEIEGKVQAVRSADLQPTRVEVQ; this is encoded by the coding sequence ATGGATCCGGAGCCCTATAGGCGAGCCGATCTGCCGATCGAAGAACGCGTCGAGGATCTGCTCGCCCGCATGACTCTGTCGGAGAAGCTCGCGCAGATCGGTTGTGTGTGGTCGACCAATCTGGTCGACGATCAGGGCTTCTCCGAGGAGCAGGCGCGCGAGCATCTCGCGCACGGGATCGGTCACGTTACACGGCTTTCGGGCAATACCGGTCTGCAACCAGAGCAGGCCGCGGAGTTGATGAACCGGATCCAGAAGTTTCTGGTCGAGGAATCCCGACTGGGGATTCCCGCCGTCGTTCACGAAGAATCGTGTGCGGGATTCCTCTCTCGTGATGCGACTCAGTTTCCACAGGCCATCGGGCTCGCCAGCACCTGGGAACCCGAACTGGTCGAGGCGATGTGCGGCGTGATCCGCGAACAGATGCGGGCCGTCGGTGCGCTGCACACGCTCGCGCCCGTGCTCGATGTAGCACGTGACCCGCGCTGGGGGCGAACGGAAGAGACCTTCGGAGAAGATCCCTATCTGGTGGGCCGAATGGGTGTCGCCTACGTGCGCGGACTGCAGACCGACGACCTGACTCAGGGTGTCGTGGCGACGGGCAAGCACTTCCTCGGCTACGGCGCCGGGGAAGGCGGAATGAACTGGGCTCCCGCACACATCGGAGAGCGTGAGTTGCGTGAGATCTACGCAGTGCCGTTCGAGGCGGCGATTCGCGAGGCGGGCCTGGCTTCGATGATGAACTCCTACGGCGAGATCGACGGCGTGCCCTGTGGTGCGTCCCCTCGTGTTCTCGACGATCTACTGCGCAAAGAACTGGGATTCGAGGGCGTCGTCGTCGCGGACTACTTCACGGTGCTCACTCTCCTGACCTACCACAAGATAGCCGCGACCCCGGGAGAGGCGGCGCGCATCGCGCTCGAAGCGGGCATCGACGTGGAGTTGCCCAAACTCGAGTGTTACGGGGAACCCTTGGGGCAGATGGTCGAAAGCGGCGTTGTTCCGGTCGAATGGGTCGATCGTGCGGTGGCTCGGCTTCTGCGCATGAAGTTCTCCGTCGGCTTGTTCGAGCAGCCCTTCGTCGATGCCGAGCGGGCGGCCGCGGTTTTCGACACACCCGCGCAACGAGGGCTTGCGCGGCGCATCGCGCAGAAATCCATCGTGTTGTTGAAGAACGAAGCGCAGGTGCTTCCGCTCGATCGCGACATCACATCGATCGCGGTGATCGGGCCGAGTTCTGATAGTGGGCGCCTGCTACTGGGAGACTACAGCTATCCCGCGCATCTCGAAATCCTGTACGAGGGTGAGCAAGCACCGGACGCACTCGCACCGGTCAGCGAGAGCAGTTCGTTGAAGGCGGGGCCGTACTTCGTGGAGATCGTCTCGGTGCTTCAGGGCATCTTGTCGGTGGTCGGTGACTCGACCGATGTTCGCGTGGCTGCCGGTTGTGCGACGACCGGCGACGATACTGAGGGCTTTGCCGCTGCGGTCGAAGCGGCGCGCAGCGCACGTGTGGCGGTCGTCGTCGTAGGCGGCCGGTCCGGACTTACCGAAAACTCGACCAGCGGCGAATTCAACGATCGCGCCGATCTCGGTCTGCCGGGGGTGCAGGAGCAGTTGGTCGCAGCCGTGATTGCGACGGGAACGCCGACCGTCGTGGTTCTGATCAACGGTCGACCTCTCGCCCTCGCGCAGATTGCGCAAGATGCGGCCGCAATCCTCGAAGCCTGGCTCCCCGGAGAGGAGGGCGGCGCGGCGGTGGCCGATATCCTGTTCGGCGACGTGAATCCAGCCGGTCGTCTGCCCGTTTCGTTGCCTCGTTCCGTAGGGCAGGTGCCCGTGTTCTACAACCACAAACCTTCCGGCGGGCGCAGCCAGATTCGCGGTCATTACAACGATTTGTCGAACGAGCCCCTTTTCCCGTTCGGATTTGGACTCAGCTACAGCACTTTCGAATACGCGAATCTCGAGATCAGCCCGACGCGAACGACGGCCCCCGGATGCGTTTCGATCTCGGCCGACGTGCGAAACATCGGACCGCATGACGGAGAGGAGGTCGTTCAGCTCTACGTAAATGACGTGGTCGCGAGCATCACCCGTCCGGTCAAGCAACTGGTCGGCTTCGCGCGCATCGCACTCGACGCAGGGCAGGTGCGCCGGGTTCGTTTTGAACTCGATCTGAACCAGCTCGCCTTTCTCGACGCGCAGATGCAGAGAATCATCGAACCCGGGCAGTTTCACTTCATGCTGGGCGCATCCTCACAGGACATCCGTCTCGAAGGGGACCTCGAGATCGAGGGAAAGGTCCAGGCGGTCCGATCGGCCGATCTGCAACCGACGCGCGTCGAAGTGCAATAG